One part of the Homo sapiens chromosome 19, GRCh38.p14 Primary Assembly genome encodes these proteins:
- the PCSK4 gene encoding proprotein convertase subtilisin/kexin type 4 isoform X22 has protein sequence MRPAPIALWLRLVLALALVRPRAVGWAPVRAPIYVSSWAVQVSQGNREVERLARKFGFVNLGPIFPDGQYFHLRHRGVVQQSLTPHWGHRLHLKKNPKVQWFQQQTLQRRVKRSVVVPTDPWFSKQWYMNSEAQPDLSILQAWSQGLSGQGIVVSVLDDGIEKDHPDLWANYDPLASYDFNDYDPDPQPRYTPSKENRRTDAGRYHHRCHRGPVAEPAAAAHPHLQRQLGSRGRRPHGGRPRHPHPRGLPAWCDQGPRRAGHALHLGLGQRRPALRQLQLRRLHQQHPHAFRGQHHPAGPRALVQRSLRLHPHHHLQQRRGHRPPDRHHGPASRVHRPAHGHLGLSPTGGRHDRPSAGGQPVPDVERHAAPGGPRVQAGAPAGRGLEDQRRGAPSEPSLRIRAAGRRAAGGHRPHLAAHPAAEEVRRPGPEPPHPHPAADLHQGKRIGLRRPPQLHPLAGARAGAADAVLQPARRPGDLAHQPHGHALHTRGHTGRCTATRCCSMGRPRT, from the exons ATGCGGCCCGCCCCGATTGCGCTGTGGCTGCGCCTGGTCTTGGCCCTGGCCCTTGTCCGCCCCCGGGCTGTGGGGTGGGCCCCGGTCCGAGCCCCCATCTATGTCAGCAGCTGGGCCGTCCAGGTGTCCCAGGGTAACCGGGAGGTCGAGCGCCTGGCACGCAAATTCGGCTTCGTCAACCTGGGGCCG ATCTTCCCTGACGGGCAGTACTTTCACCTGCGGCACCGGGGCGTGGTCCAGCAGTCCCTGACCCCGCACTGGGGCCACCGCCTGCACCTGAAGAAAAACCCCAAG GTGCAGTGGTTCCAGCAGCAGACGCTGCAGCGGCGGGTGAAACGCTCTGTCGTGGTGCCCACGGACCCCTGGTTCTCCAAGCAGTGGTACATG AACAGCGAGGCCCAACCAGACCTGAGCATCCTGCAGGCCTGGAGTCAGGGGCTGTCAGGCCAGGGCATCGTGGTCTCTGTGCTGGACGATGGCATCGAGAAGGACCACCCGGACCTCTGGGCCAACTAC GACCCCCTGGCCAGCTATGACTTCAATGACTACGACCCGGACCCCCAGCCCCGCTACACCCCCAGCAAAGAGAACCG GCGTACGGATGCTGGACGGTACCATCACCGATGTCATCGAGGCCCAGTCGCTGAGCCTGCAGCCGCAGCACATCCACATTTACAGCGCCAGCTGGGGTCCCGAGGACGACGGCCGCACGGTGGACGGCCCCGGCATCCTCACCCGCGAGGCCTTCCGGCGTGGTGTGACCAAG GGCCGCGGCGGGCTGGGCACGCTCTTCATCTGGGCCTCGGGCAACGGCGGCCTGCACTACGACAACTGCAACTGCGACGGCTACACCAACAGCATCCACACGCTTTCCGTGGGCAGCACCACCCAGCAGGGCCGCGTGCCCTGGTACAGCGAAGCCTGCGCCTCCACCCTCACCACCACCTACAGCAGCGGCGTGGCCACCGACCCCCAGATC GTCACCACGGACCTGCATCACGGGTGCACAGACCAGCACACGGGCACCTCGGCCTCAGCCCCACTGGCGGCCGGCATGATCGCCCTAGCGCTGGAGGCCAA CCCGTTCCTGACGTGGAGAGACATGCAGCACCTGGTGGTCCGCGCGTCCAAGCCGGCGCACCTGCAGGCCGAGGACTGGAGGACCAACGGCGTGGGGCGCCAAG TGAGCCATCACTACGGATACGGGCTGCTGGACGCCGGGCTGCTGGTGGACACCGCCCGCACCTGGCTGCCCACCCAGCCGCAGAGGAAGTGCGCCGTCCGGGTCCAGAGCCGCCCCAC CCCCATCCTGCCGCTGATCTACATCAGGGAAAACGTATCGGCCTGCGCCGGCCTCCACAACTCCATCCGCTCGCTGGAGCACGTGCAGGCGCAGCTGACGCTGTCCTACAGCCGGCGCGGAGACCTGGAGATCTCGCTCACCAGCCCCATGGGCACGCGCTCCACACTCGTGGCCATACG GGACGTTGTACCGCTACACGCTGCTGCTCTATGGGACGGCCGAGGACATGA
- the PCSK4 gene encoding proprotein convertase subtilisin/kexin type 4 isoform X19: protein MRPAPIALWLRLVLALALVRPRAVGWAPVRAPIYVSSWAVQVSQGNREVERLARKFGFVNLGPIFPDGQYFHLRHRGVVQQSLTPHWGHRLHLKKNPKTRPGPKSIQQEEAGRPRYGNHGACQGLVQWFQQQTLQRRVKRSVVVPTDPWFSKQWYMNSEAQPDLSILQAWSQGLSGQGIVVSVLDDGIEKDHPDLWANYDPLASYDFNDYDPDPQPRYTPSKENRRTDAGRYHHRCHRGPVAEPAAAAHPHLQRQLGSRGRRPHGGRPRHPHPRGLPAWCDQGPRRAGHALHLGLGQRRPALRQLQLRRLHQQHPHAFRGQHHPAGPRALVQRSLRLHPHHHLQQRRGHRPPDRHHGPASRVHRPAHGHLGLSPTGGRHDRPSAGGQPVPDVERHAAPGGPRVQAGAPAGRGLEDQRRGAPSEPSLRIRAAGRRAAGGHRPHLAAHPAAEEVRRPGPEPPHGKRIGLRRPPQLHPLAGARAGAADAVLQPARRPGDLAHQPHGHALHTRGHTGRCTATRCCSMGRPRT from the exons ATGCGGCCCGCCCCGATTGCGCTGTGGCTGCGCCTGGTCTTGGCCCTGGCCCTTGTCCGCCCCCGGGCTGTGGGGTGGGCCCCGGTCCGAGCCCCCATCTATGTCAGCAGCTGGGCCGTCCAGGTGTCCCAGGGTAACCGGGAGGTCGAGCGCCTGGCACGCAAATTCGGCTTCGTCAACCTGGGGCCG ATCTTCCCTGACGGGCAGTACTTTCACCTGCGGCACCGGGGCGTGGTCCAGCAGTCCCTGACCCCGCACTGGGGCCACCGCCTGCACCTGAAGAAAAACCCCAAG ACCCGCCCGGGCCCCAAGTCTATACAGCAAGAGGAGGCAGGAAGACCCAGATACGGAAATCATGGCGCCTGCCAGGGCCTG GTGCAGTGGTTCCAGCAGCAGACGCTGCAGCGGCGGGTGAAACGCTCTGTCGTGGTGCCCACGGACCCCTGGTTCTCCAAGCAGTGGTACATG AACAGCGAGGCCCAACCAGACCTGAGCATCCTGCAGGCCTGGAGTCAGGGGCTGTCAGGCCAGGGCATCGTGGTCTCTGTGCTGGACGATGGCATCGAGAAGGACCACCCGGACCTCTGGGCCAACTAC GACCCCCTGGCCAGCTATGACTTCAATGACTACGACCCGGACCCCCAGCCCCGCTACACCCCCAGCAAAGAGAACCG GCGTACGGATGCTGGACGGTACCATCACCGATGTCATCGAGGCCCAGTCGCTGAGCCTGCAGCCGCAGCACATCCACATTTACAGCGCCAGCTGGGGTCCCGAGGACGACGGCCGCACGGTGGACGGCCCCGGCATCCTCACCCGCGAGGCCTTCCGGCGTGGTGTGACCAAG GGCCGCGGCGGGCTGGGCACGCTCTTCATCTGGGCCTCGGGCAACGGCGGCCTGCACTACGACAACTGCAACTGCGACGGCTACACCAACAGCATCCACACGCTTTCCGTGGGCAGCACCACCCAGCAGGGCCGCGTGCCCTGGTACAGCGAAGCCTGCGCCTCCACCCTCACCACCACCTACAGCAGCGGCGTGGCCACCGACCCCCAGATC GTCACCACGGACCTGCATCACGGGTGCACAGACCAGCACACGGGCACCTCGGCCTCAGCCCCACTGGCGGCCGGCATGATCGCCCTAGCGCTGGAGGCCAA CCCGTTCCTGACGTGGAGAGACATGCAGCACCTGGTGGTCCGCGCGTCCAAGCCGGCGCACCTGCAGGCCGAGGACTGGAGGACCAACGGCGTGGGGCGCCAAG TGAGCCATCACTACGGATACGGGCTGCTGGACGCCGGGCTGCTGGTGGACACCGCCCGCACCTGGCTGCCCACCCAGCCGCAGAGGAAGTGCGCCGTCCGGGTCCAGAGCCGCCCCAC GGAAAACGTATCGGCCTGCGCCGGCCTCCACAACTCCATCCGCTCGCTGGAGCACGTGCAGGCGCAGCTGACGCTGTCCTACAGCCGGCGCGGAGACCTGGAGATCTCGCTCACCAGCCCCATGGGCACGCGCTCCACACTCGTGGCCATACG GGACGTTGTACCGCTACACGCTGCTGCTCTATGGGACGGCCGAGGACATGA
- the PCSK4 gene encoding proprotein convertase subtilisin/kexin type 4 isoform 2 precursor (isoform 2 precursor is encoded by transcript variant 2): MRPAPIALWLRLVLALALVRPRAVGWAPVRAPIYVSSWAVQVSQGNREVERLARKFGFVNLGPIFPDGQYFHLRHRGVVQQSLTPHWGHRLHLKKNPKVQWFQQQTLQRRVKRSVVVPTDPWFSKQWYMNSEAQPDLSILQAWSQGLSGQGIVVSVLDDGIEKDHPDLWANYDPLASYDFNDYDPDPQPRYTPSKENRHGTRCAGEVAAMANNGFCGVGVAFNARIGGVRMLDGTITDVIEAQSLSLQPQHIHIYSASWGPEDDGRTVDGPGILTREAFRRGVTKGRGGLGTLFIWASGNGGLHYDNCNCDGYTNSIHTLSVGSTTQQGRVPWYSEACASTLTTTYSSGVATDPQIVTTDLHHGCTDQHTGTSASAPLAAGMIALALEANPFLTWRDMQHLVVRASKPAHLQAEDWRTNGVGRQVSHHYGYGLLDAGLLVDTARTWLPTQPQRKCAVRVQSRPTPILPLIYIRENVSACAGLHNSIRSLEHVQAQLTLSYSRRGDLEISLTSPMGTRSTLVAIRDVVPLHAAALWDGRGHDSAAYRPPGDQQRVCAAGHRGAVPGV; encoded by the exons ATGCGGCCCGCCCCGATTGCGCTGTGGCTGCGCCTGGTCTTGGCCCTGGCCCTTGTCCGCCCCCGGGCTGTGGGGTGGGCCCCGGTCCGAGCCCCCATCTATGTCAGCAGCTGGGCCGTCCAGGTGTCCCAGGGTAACCGGGAGGTCGAGCGCCTGGCACGCAAATTCGGCTTCGTCAACCTGGGGCCG ATCTTCCCTGACGGGCAGTACTTTCACCTGCGGCACCGGGGCGTGGTCCAGCAGTCCCTGACCCCGCACTGGGGCCACCGCCTGCACCTGAAGAAAAACCCCAAG GTGCAGTGGTTCCAGCAGCAGACGCTGCAGCGGCGGGTGAAACGCTCTGTCGTGGTGCCCACGGACCCCTGGTTCTCCAAGCAGTGGTACATG AACAGCGAGGCCCAACCAGACCTGAGCATCCTGCAGGCCTGGAGTCAGGGGCTGTCAGGCCAGGGCATCGTGGTCTCTGTGCTGGACGATGGCATCGAGAAGGACCACCCGGACCTCTGGGCCAACTAC GACCCCCTGGCCAGCTATGACTTCAATGACTACGACCCGGACCCCCAGCCCCGCTACACCCCCAGCAAAGAGAACCG GCACGGGACCCGCTGTGCTGGGGAGGTGGCCGCGATGGCCAACAATGGCTTCTGTGGTGTGGGGGTCGCTTTCAACGCCCGAATCGGAG GCGTACGGATGCTGGACGGTACCATCACCGATGTCATCGAGGCCCAGTCGCTGAGCCTGCAGCCGCAGCACATCCACATTTACAGCGCCAGCTGGGGTCCCGAGGACGACGGCCGCACGGTGGACGGCCCCGGCATCCTCACCCGCGAGGCCTTCCGGCGTGGTGTGACCAAG GGCCGCGGCGGGCTGGGCACGCTCTTCATCTGGGCCTCGGGCAACGGCGGCCTGCACTACGACAACTGCAACTGCGACGGCTACACCAACAGCATCCACACGCTTTCCGTGGGCAGCACCACCCAGCAGGGCCGCGTGCCCTGGTACAGCGAAGCCTGCGCCTCCACCCTCACCACCACCTACAGCAGCGGCGTGGCCACCGACCCCCAGATC GTCACCACGGACCTGCATCACGGGTGCACAGACCAGCACACGGGCACCTCGGCCTCAGCCCCACTGGCGGCCGGCATGATCGCCCTAGCGCTGGAGGCCAA CCCGTTCCTGACGTGGAGAGACATGCAGCACCTGGTGGTCCGCGCGTCCAAGCCGGCGCACCTGCAGGCCGAGGACTGGAGGACCAACGGCGTGGGGCGCCAAG TGAGCCATCACTACGGATACGGGCTGCTGGACGCCGGGCTGCTGGTGGACACCGCCCGCACCTGGCTGCCCACCCAGCCGCAGAGGAAGTGCGCCGTCCGGGTCCAGAGCCGCCCCAC CCCCATCCTGCCGCTGATCTACATCAGGGAAAACGTATCGGCCTGCGCCGGCCTCCACAACTCCATCCGCTCGCTGGAGCACGTGCAGGCGCAGCTGACGCTGTCCTACAGCCGGCGCGGAGACCTGGAGATCTCGCTCACCAGCCCCATGGGCACGCGCTCCACACTCGTGGCCATACG GGACGTTGTACCGCTACACGCTGCTGCTCTATGGGACGGCCGAGGACATGACAGCGCGGCCTACAGGCCCCCAGGTGACCAGCAGCGCGTGTGTGCAGCGGGACACAGAGGGGCTGTGCCAGG CGTGTGA
- the PCSK4 gene encoding proprotein convertase subtilisin/kexin type 4 isoform X23 — translation MASRRTTRTSGPTTTPWPAMTSMTTTRTPSPATPPAKRTGVRMLDGTITDVIEAQSLSLQPQHIHIYSASWGPEDDGRTVDGPGILTREAFRRGVTKGRGGLGTLFIWASGNGGLHYDNCNCDGYTNSIHTLSVGSTTQQGRVPWYSEACASTLTTTYSSGVATDPQIVTTDLHHGCTDQHTGTSASAPLAAGMIALALEANPFLTWRDMQHLVVRASKPAHLQAEDWRTNGVGRQVSHHYGYGLLDAGLLVDTARTWLPTQPQRKCAVRVQSRPTPILPLIYIRENVSACAGLHNSIRSLEHVQAQLTLSYSRRGDLEISLTSPMGTRSTLVAIRDVVPLHAAALWDGRGHDSAAYRPPGDQQRVCAAGHRGAVPG, via the exons ATGGCATCGAGAAGGACCACCCGGACCTCTGGGCCAACTAC GACCCCCTGGCCAGCTATGACTTCAATGACTACGACCCGGACCCCCAGCCCCGCTACACCCCCAGCAAAGAGAACCG GCGTACGGATGCTGGACGGTACCATCACCGATGTCATCGAGGCCCAGTCGCTGAGCCTGCAGCCGCAGCACATCCACATTTACAGCGCCAGCTGGGGTCCCGAGGACGACGGCCGCACGGTGGACGGCCCCGGCATCCTCACCCGCGAGGCCTTCCGGCGTGGTGTGACCAAG GGCCGCGGCGGGCTGGGCACGCTCTTCATCTGGGCCTCGGGCAACGGCGGCCTGCACTACGACAACTGCAACTGCGACGGCTACACCAACAGCATCCACACGCTTTCCGTGGGCAGCACCACCCAGCAGGGCCGCGTGCCCTGGTACAGCGAAGCCTGCGCCTCCACCCTCACCACCACCTACAGCAGCGGCGTGGCCACCGACCCCCAGATC GTCACCACGGACCTGCATCACGGGTGCACAGACCAGCACACGGGCACCTCGGCCTCAGCCCCACTGGCGGCCGGCATGATCGCCCTAGCGCTGGAGGCCAA CCCGTTCCTGACGTGGAGAGACATGCAGCACCTGGTGGTCCGCGCGTCCAAGCCGGCGCACCTGCAGGCCGAGGACTGGAGGACCAACGGCGTGGGGCGCCAAG TGAGCCATCACTACGGATACGGGCTGCTGGACGCCGGGCTGCTGGTGGACACCGCCCGCACCTGGCTGCCCACCCAGCCGCAGAGGAAGTGCGCCGTCCGGGTCCAGAGCCGCCCCAC CCCCATCCTGCCGCTGATCTACATCAGGGAAAACGTATCGGCCTGCGCCGGCCTCCACAACTCCATCCGCTCGCTGGAGCACGTGCAGGCGCAGCTGACGCTGTCCTACAGCCGGCGCGGAGACCTGGAGATCTCGCTCACCAGCCCCATGGGCACGCGCTCCACACTCGTGGCCATACG GGACGTTGTACCGCTACACGCTGCTGCTCTATGGGACGGCCGAGGACATGACAGCGCGGCCTACAGGCCCCCAGGTGACCAGCAGCGCGTGTGTGCAGCGGGACACAGAGGGGCTGTGCCAGGGTGA
- the PCSK4 gene encoding proprotein convertase subtilisin/kexin type 4 isoform X12, with protein sequence MRPAPIALWLRLVLALALVRPRAVGWAPVRAPIYVSSWAVQVSQGNREVERLARKFGFVNLGPIFPDGQYFHLRHRGVVQQSLTPHWGHRLHLKKNPKTRPGPKSIQQEEAGRPRYGNHGACQGLVQWFQQQTLQRRVKRSVVVPTDPWFSKQWYMNSEAQPDLSILQAWSQGLSGQGIVVSVLDDGIEKDHPDLWANYDPLASYDFNDYDPDPQPRYTPSKENRHGTRCAGEVAAMANNGFCGVGVAFNARIGGVRMLDGTITDVIEAQSLSLQPQHIHIYSASWGPEDDGRTVDGPGILTREAFRRGVTKGRGGLGTLFIWASGNGGLHYDNCNCDGYTNSIHTLSVGSTTQQGRVPWYSEACASTLTTTYSSGVATDPQIVTTDLHHGCTDQHTGTSASAPLAAGMIALALEANPFLTWRDMQHLVVRASKPAHLQAEDWRTNGVGRQVSHHYGYGLLDAGLLVDTARTWLPTQPQRKCAVRVQSRPTPILPLIYIRENVSACAGLHNSIRSLEHVQAQLTLSYSRRGDLEISLTSPMGTRSTLVAIRDVVPLHAAALWDGRGHDSAAYRPPGDQQRVCAAGHRGAVPGV encoded by the exons ATGCGGCCCGCCCCGATTGCGCTGTGGCTGCGCCTGGTCTTGGCCCTGGCCCTTGTCCGCCCCCGGGCTGTGGGGTGGGCCCCGGTCCGAGCCCCCATCTATGTCAGCAGCTGGGCCGTCCAGGTGTCCCAGGGTAACCGGGAGGTCGAGCGCCTGGCACGCAAATTCGGCTTCGTCAACCTGGGGCCG ATCTTCCCTGACGGGCAGTACTTTCACCTGCGGCACCGGGGCGTGGTCCAGCAGTCCCTGACCCCGCACTGGGGCCACCGCCTGCACCTGAAGAAAAACCCCAAG ACCCGCCCGGGCCCCAAGTCTATACAGCAAGAGGAGGCAGGAAGACCCAGATACGGAAATCATGGCGCCTGCCAGGGCCTG GTGCAGTGGTTCCAGCAGCAGACGCTGCAGCGGCGGGTGAAACGCTCTGTCGTGGTGCCCACGGACCCCTGGTTCTCCAAGCAGTGGTACATG AACAGCGAGGCCCAACCAGACCTGAGCATCCTGCAGGCCTGGAGTCAGGGGCTGTCAGGCCAGGGCATCGTGGTCTCTGTGCTGGACGATGGCATCGAGAAGGACCACCCGGACCTCTGGGCCAACTAC GACCCCCTGGCCAGCTATGACTTCAATGACTACGACCCGGACCCCCAGCCCCGCTACACCCCCAGCAAAGAGAACCG GCACGGGACCCGCTGTGCTGGGGAGGTGGCCGCGATGGCCAACAATGGCTTCTGTGGTGTGGGGGTCGCTTTCAACGCCCGAATCGGAG GCGTACGGATGCTGGACGGTACCATCACCGATGTCATCGAGGCCCAGTCGCTGAGCCTGCAGCCGCAGCACATCCACATTTACAGCGCCAGCTGGGGTCCCGAGGACGACGGCCGCACGGTGGACGGCCCCGGCATCCTCACCCGCGAGGCCTTCCGGCGTGGTGTGACCAAG GGCCGCGGCGGGCTGGGCACGCTCTTCATCTGGGCCTCGGGCAACGGCGGCCTGCACTACGACAACTGCAACTGCGACGGCTACACCAACAGCATCCACACGCTTTCCGTGGGCAGCACCACCCAGCAGGGCCGCGTGCCCTGGTACAGCGAAGCCTGCGCCTCCACCCTCACCACCACCTACAGCAGCGGCGTGGCCACCGACCCCCAGATC GTCACCACGGACCTGCATCACGGGTGCACAGACCAGCACACGGGCACCTCGGCCTCAGCCCCACTGGCGGCCGGCATGATCGCCCTAGCGCTGGAGGCCAA CCCGTTCCTGACGTGGAGAGACATGCAGCACCTGGTGGTCCGCGCGTCCAAGCCGGCGCACCTGCAGGCCGAGGACTGGAGGACCAACGGCGTGGGGCGCCAAG TGAGCCATCACTACGGATACGGGCTGCTGGACGCCGGGCTGCTGGTGGACACCGCCCGCACCTGGCTGCCCACCCAGCCGCAGAGGAAGTGCGCCGTCCGGGTCCAGAGCCGCCCCAC CCCCATCCTGCCGCTGATCTACATCAGGGAAAACGTATCGGCCTGCGCCGGCCTCCACAACTCCATCCGCTCGCTGGAGCACGTGCAGGCGCAGCTGACGCTGTCCTACAGCCGGCGCGGAGACCTGGAGATCTCGCTCACCAGCCCCATGGGCACGCGCTCCACACTCGTGGCCATACG GGACGTTGTACCGCTACACGCTGCTGCTCTATGGGACGGCCGAGGACATGACAGCGCGGCCTACAGGCCCCCAGGTGACCAGCAGCGCGTGTGTGCAGCGGGACACAGAGGGGCTGTGCCAGG CGTGTGA
- the PCSK4 gene encoding proprotein convertase subtilisin/kexin type 4 isoform X14 → MRPAPIALWLRLVLALALVRPRAVGWAPVRAPIYVSSWAVQVSQGNREVERLARKFGFVNLGPIFPDGQYFHLRHRGVVQQSLTPHWGHRLHLKKNPKVQWFQQQTLQRRVKRSVVVPTDPWFSKQWYMNSEAQPDLSILQAWSQGLSGQGIVVSVLDDGIEKDHPDLWANYDPLASYDFNDYDPDPQPRYTPSKENRHGTRCAGEVAAMANNGFCGVGVAFNARIGGVRMLDGTITDVIEAQSLSLQPQHIHIYSASWGPEDDGRTVDGPGILTREAFRRGVTKGRGGLGTLFIWASGNGGLHYDNCNCDGYTNSIHTLSVGSTTQQGRVPWYSEACASTLTTTYSSGVATDPQIVTTDLHHGCTDQHTGTSASAPLAAGMIALALEANPFLTWRDMQHLVVRASKPAHLQAEDWRTNGVGRQVSHHYGYGLLDAGLLVDTARTWLPTQPQRKCAVRVQSRPTENVSACAGLHNSIRSLEHVQAQLTLSYSRRGDLEISLTSPMGTRSTLVAIRDVVPLHAAALWDGRGHDSAAYRPPGDQQRVCAAGHRGAVPGV, encoded by the exons ATGCGGCCCGCCCCGATTGCGCTGTGGCTGCGCCTGGTCTTGGCCCTGGCCCTTGTCCGCCCCCGGGCTGTGGGGTGGGCCCCGGTCCGAGCCCCCATCTATGTCAGCAGCTGGGCCGTCCAGGTGTCCCAGGGTAACCGGGAGGTCGAGCGCCTGGCACGCAAATTCGGCTTCGTCAACCTGGGGCCG ATCTTCCCTGACGGGCAGTACTTTCACCTGCGGCACCGGGGCGTGGTCCAGCAGTCCCTGACCCCGCACTGGGGCCACCGCCTGCACCTGAAGAAAAACCCCAAG GTGCAGTGGTTCCAGCAGCAGACGCTGCAGCGGCGGGTGAAACGCTCTGTCGTGGTGCCCACGGACCCCTGGTTCTCCAAGCAGTGGTACATG AACAGCGAGGCCCAACCAGACCTGAGCATCCTGCAGGCCTGGAGTCAGGGGCTGTCAGGCCAGGGCATCGTGGTCTCTGTGCTGGACGATGGCATCGAGAAGGACCACCCGGACCTCTGGGCCAACTAC GACCCCCTGGCCAGCTATGACTTCAATGACTACGACCCGGACCCCCAGCCCCGCTACACCCCCAGCAAAGAGAACCG GCACGGGACCCGCTGTGCTGGGGAGGTGGCCGCGATGGCCAACAATGGCTTCTGTGGTGTGGGGGTCGCTTTCAACGCCCGAATCGGAG GCGTACGGATGCTGGACGGTACCATCACCGATGTCATCGAGGCCCAGTCGCTGAGCCTGCAGCCGCAGCACATCCACATTTACAGCGCCAGCTGGGGTCCCGAGGACGACGGCCGCACGGTGGACGGCCCCGGCATCCTCACCCGCGAGGCCTTCCGGCGTGGTGTGACCAAG GGCCGCGGCGGGCTGGGCACGCTCTTCATCTGGGCCTCGGGCAACGGCGGCCTGCACTACGACAACTGCAACTGCGACGGCTACACCAACAGCATCCACACGCTTTCCGTGGGCAGCACCACCCAGCAGGGCCGCGTGCCCTGGTACAGCGAAGCCTGCGCCTCCACCCTCACCACCACCTACAGCAGCGGCGTGGCCACCGACCCCCAGATC GTCACCACGGACCTGCATCACGGGTGCACAGACCAGCACACGGGCACCTCGGCCTCAGCCCCACTGGCGGCCGGCATGATCGCCCTAGCGCTGGAGGCCAA CCCGTTCCTGACGTGGAGAGACATGCAGCACCTGGTGGTCCGCGCGTCCAAGCCGGCGCACCTGCAGGCCGAGGACTGGAGGACCAACGGCGTGGGGCGCCAAG TGAGCCATCACTACGGATACGGGCTGCTGGACGCCGGGCTGCTGGTGGACACCGCCCGCACCTGGCTGCCCACCCAGCCGCAGAGGAAGTGCGCCGTCCGGGTCCAGAGCCGCCCCAC GGAAAACGTATCGGCCTGCGCCGGCCTCCACAACTCCATCCGCTCGCTGGAGCACGTGCAGGCGCAGCTGACGCTGTCCTACAGCCGGCGCGGAGACCTGGAGATCTCGCTCACCAGCCCCATGGGCACGCGCTCCACACTCGTGGCCATACG GGACGTTGTACCGCTACACGCTGCTGCTCTATGGGACGGCCGAGGACATGACAGCGCGGCCTACAGGCCCCCAGGTGACCAGCAGCGCGTGTGTGCAGCGGGACACAGAGGGGCTGTGCCAGG CGTGTGA